A part of Candidatus Electrothrix aestuarii genomic DNA contains:
- a CDS encoding glycosyltransferase family 2 protein — MSNKDSVSTVAPLLSVIVPCYNEADNVEELTHRLAEALQDISWEVIFVDDDSPDKTSQRVADMAFQDPRVRLIHRIGRRGLSSACVEGMLSSSAPYLAVIDADLQHDETLLPDMLTALRSQQLDIVVGSRYIQGGGIGAWDAKRAAYSRFATRISRYFTRTELSDPMSGFFMIRREALMQRVRRLSGMGFKILLDLFASSPTPMRFLELPYTFKERHAGESKLDNRALLEFGMLLLDKWIGHLLPVRFVAFALVGGIGVLVHFLILLLLFRVTGGPFAVGQAIATLVAMTTNYLLNNLFTYNDIQLKGWKLLTGWFSFILVCGVGAAANVGISSLLFQRKTNWILSALAGIAVSSVWNYAVTAVYTWRAPSIGTK; from the coding sequence ATGAGCAACAAAGATTCCGTCTCCACCGTAGCGCCGCTACTCTCGGTCATTGTCCCCTGTTATAATGAAGCTGATAATGTCGAAGAGCTGACCCATCGTCTTGCAGAGGCATTACAGGACATCTCTTGGGAAGTCATCTTTGTCGATGACGATTCTCCAGATAAAACAAGCCAACGTGTGGCTGACATGGCTTTTCAGGACCCGAGGGTTCGCCTGATCCACCGCATCGGACGGCGTGGACTTTCTTCAGCCTGTGTGGAGGGCATGCTTTCCTCTTCAGCACCTTATCTTGCTGTTATAGATGCTGACCTTCAGCACGATGAAACGTTGCTTCCTGATATGCTCACAGCTTTACGTAGCCAGCAACTGGACATCGTGGTAGGCAGCCGCTACATACAAGGCGGCGGCATCGGAGCATGGGATGCAAAGAGGGCCGCCTATAGCCGTTTTGCCACCCGGATCAGTCGCTACTTCACCCGGACTGAACTCAGTGACCCTATGAGTGGCTTTTTTATGATTCGCCGGGAAGCCCTGATGCAACGGGTGCGTAGATTATCAGGCATGGGTTTTAAAATCCTGCTGGATCTCTTTGCCTCCTCCCCAACACCTATGCGTTTTCTGGAACTACCCTATACCTTTAAAGAACGCCATGCTGGAGAAAGCAAACTTGATAATCGAGCCTTACTTGAATTCGGGATGCTGCTTTTGGACAAATGGATAGGTCATCTACTTCCAGTTCGTTTTGTTGCCTTTGCACTGGTGGGAGGAATAGGCGTGCTGGTCCATTTTCTGATCCTACTGCTGCTCTTCCGTGTGACCGGTGGACCATTTGCTGTCGGGCAGGCGATAGCCACCTTGGTGGCGATGACCACTAATTATCTTCTCAACAACCTCTTCACCTATAATGATATTCAGCTCAAGGGGTGGAAGCTGCTCACAGGCTGGTTTTCCTTCATCCTGGTTTGCGGGGTCGGAGCAGCCGCCAATGTAGGCATTTCCTCCTTGCTATTTCAACGCAAAACCAACTGGATTCTTTCAGCTTTAGCGGGAATAGCGGTGAGTTCGGTATGGAATTATGCGGTGACAGCGGTGTACACTTGGCGTGCGCCCTCTATCGGCACTAAATGA
- a CDS encoding EAL domain-containing protein — translation MILFCEECGQRNSITLTPSLIENNNFTCQFCGFHSPFPFLDQDRQSTGSNPGITWEPRILRLGPETEHTEQQFQLIFKVNDIQTPELTLEPFQDYAHLIQVKKTAADSFTVIVQALGTESILQPGFNGTGLIYCEEQLMSWGTINISYEHQIEPAVKKEEPPKHSKKHAKASPQQEKKQQGQDENYEILHQQLSEYKTQLHQAKTTSYRLQKELSIRRQVMDNQDCGILFINLEQRIVYANPVFLKRTGYSLKAIQSKRIDQVIRLGGTDCTLKEAMKQSVHHQKWEGRAFLKDAIRQGNWQGEKEAESSEEKPSVISFKYSDGQEEGQEKGFICLLHLEDSLTASSPLKWGDQNSSSSGNHLSTELTHDALTGLVDRPSFQQYLEDSIHAAQEDDSRIGLVYVDLDHFKRINQIFGPGFGDKILCSVSTILQQCGQESGADLVARLSGDEFALILPPPSDKELAHKLAQKIMQRFRTPVNNESRAILIRPSIGYSMFPDDGETPLDVLRNADTAMEAAKSEGGNRICSWNSGMKIQAAQSLYLENDLRQAVADDALINFYQPQINLVDGSICGMEALARWIHPVKGLISPAAFIPIAESTGLIEKLGIDLVRQACLQGKKWRDMGFRKFVMAVNISGRLLRRRDLFYQIMSCIESTGFPPNALEVEFTEGVLIENIDFTVELINKLRAEGIKLAIDDFGTGYSSLSYLQHLQVDKIKIDRSFITNVTTNNTDAAITLGIIAIAQNLRFKVIAEGIETEEHLFFLQKNKCHEGQGFLFSPPIPEKEMTGLLLRDCSVALNHKRMIDKFYSIKA, via the coding sequence ATGATTCTCTTTTGTGAAGAATGCGGTCAGAGAAACAGTATCACTCTGACCCCGTCCCTGATCGAAAACAACAACTTCACCTGTCAGTTCTGCGGGTTTCATAGCCCGTTCCCTTTTCTTGACCAGGATCGGCAGAGTACTGGCAGTAACCCCGGCATTACTTGGGAGCCAAGAATACTGCGTCTTGGCCCGGAAACGGAACACACCGAACAGCAGTTCCAGTTGATCTTCAAGGTCAATGACATTCAAACTCCAGAGCTTACGCTCGAACCATTCCAGGACTACGCTCATCTTATACAAGTAAAAAAAACAGCTGCCGATAGTTTTACCGTGATCGTGCAGGCCTTGGGCACAGAAAGTATTCTCCAGCCCGGATTTAATGGGACCGGACTCATTTACTGTGAAGAACAACTGATGAGTTGGGGAACGATCAACATTTCCTATGAGCACCAAATCGAACCAGCTGTAAAAAAAGAAGAACCCCCGAAACACAGCAAAAAACATGCAAAGGCAAGTCCTCAACAAGAGAAAAAACAACAAGGTCAGGATGAAAATTATGAAATCCTGCATCAACAATTATCTGAATACAAAACCCAGCTTCACCAAGCAAAAACCACCTCATACAGATTACAGAAAGAATTGTCCATCCGCCGTCAGGTCATGGACAATCAGGACTGCGGAATTCTCTTTATTAATCTTGAGCAACGCATTGTCTACGCGAACCCGGTCTTTCTCAAACGAACAGGATATAGCTTAAAGGCTATACAGTCCAAAAGAATCGACCAAGTTATCCGCTTGGGTGGTACAGACTGCACTCTCAAAGAGGCCATGAAACAGTCTGTGCATCATCAAAAATGGGAAGGCAGAGCCTTTCTCAAGGATGCAATCCGACAAGGGAACTGGCAGGGAGAAAAAGAAGCTGAATCCTCTGAAGAAAAACCTTCCGTAATCTCCTTTAAATATTCAGATGGCCAGGAAGAGGGGCAGGAAAAAGGTTTCATCTGCCTCCTGCACCTTGAAGATTCTTTGACAGCATCTTCTCCTCTCAAATGGGGAGATCAAAACAGCTCCAGCTCGGGCAATCATCTCTCCACAGAACTTACCCATGATGCATTAACTGGGTTAGTCGACAGGCCCTCTTTTCAGCAATACCTTGAAGACTCAATCCACGCTGCCCAAGAGGACGATTCCAGGATAGGCTTGGTTTATGTAGATCTTGATCATTTTAAACGGATTAACCAAATCTTCGGCCCAGGTTTTGGGGACAAGATACTCTGTAGCGTCTCAACCATTCTTCAGCAATGCGGTCAGGAATCTGGAGCAGACTTGGTGGCCAGGCTCAGCGGCGATGAGTTTGCTCTTATTCTCCCTCCCCCTTCAGATAAGGAGCTTGCTCATAAACTGGCTCAGAAGATCATGCAACGCTTTCGCACCCCGGTGAATAACGAGTCTCGTGCAATCCTTATCAGGCCCAGTATAGGCTACAGCATGTTTCCAGATGACGGGGAAACCCCACTGGATGTACTGCGCAATGCGGACACGGCAATGGAAGCGGCCAAGAGTGAGGGCGGCAACAGAATCTGCTCCTGGAATAGCGGCATGAAAATTCAGGCTGCGCAAAGTCTGTACCTGGAAAATGACCTCCGTCAGGCTGTGGCAGATGACGCTCTGATTAATTTTTACCAGCCGCAGATTAATTTGGTTGACGGCTCTATCTGTGGAATGGAGGCCTTAGCCCGCTGGATTCACCCAGTTAAAGGACTGATTTCACCGGCTGCCTTTATCCCCATTGCCGAGAGTACCGGCTTGATCGAAAAACTGGGCATTGATCTTGTCCGTCAGGCCTGCTTGCAGGGGAAAAAATGGCGGGATATGGGCTTCCGTAAATTTGTCATGGCAGTGAATATTTCAGGGCGACTGCTCCGGCGACGTGATCTCTTCTATCAAATTATGAGCTGTATAGAAAGCACGGGTTTTCCTCCAAATGCTCTGGAAGTTGAATTCACCGAAGGCGTGCTCATTGAAAATATAGATTTCACTGTTGAGCTCATCAATAAACTCCGGGCCGAAGGAATAAAGCTGGCTATTGACGATTTCGGGACCGGCTACTCATCATTGAGTTATTTACAGCATCTGCAAGTCGACAAGATCAAAATAGATCGATCTTTCATCACTAATGTGACCACGAATAATACCGATGCAGCCATCACCCTGGGTATCATAGCTATTGCCCAAAACCTCCGCTTCAAAGTGATTGCCGAGGGAATAGAAACCGAGGAGCATCTTTTCTTTCTCCAAAAAAACAAGTGTCATGAAGGACAGGGTTTTCTCTTCAGCCCACCTATCCCGGAAAAAGAAATGACAGGTTTATTGCTTCGTGATTGCAGTGTAGCCCTGAACCATAAACGTATGATAGATAAATTTTATTCCATCAAGGCATAA
- a CDS encoding TrmH family RNA methyltransferase, with the protein MARRYNKRLDIEARYEQARRRNLVSAKPGVHECVLVLDGLKPDFNIGKIFRTADAFGVREIHLVGVQMFNPDPAKGSVRWVQFYHHSDFSSCYQSLRAQGYLFTVFEPGCSQLLGSCSLAKKSAFVMGHEEFGISFDRADYPDIEATSIPQWGHVQSLNVSVAASIVLYEYVRQHGKPHSEGLPQKEAGVSRRAVLK; encoded by the coding sequence ATGGCGAGACGCTATAATAAACGATTAGATATTGAAGCCCGTTACGAACAGGCACGACGAAGAAACCTTGTCAGTGCAAAACCTGGGGTACATGAATGCGTCCTGGTATTGGATGGGTTAAAGCCAGATTTTAATATTGGCAAAATTTTCAGAACAGCAGATGCCTTTGGAGTTCGCGAAATACATCTGGTGGGGGTCCAGATGTTTAATCCAGATCCGGCAAAGGGGTCTGTGCGCTGGGTTCAATTTTATCATCATAGCGATTTTTCTTCCTGCTATCAATCTTTACGCGCACAAGGATATCTTTTTACAGTTTTTGAGCCTGGCTGCTCTCAGTTGCTGGGGAGCTGTTCTTTGGCAAAAAAATCCGCCTTTGTTATGGGGCATGAGGAATTTGGCATCAGTTTTGATAGAGCGGATTATCCAGACATTGAAGCCACATCAATTCCGCAATGGGGGCACGTGCAGAGTTTAAACGTCAGTGTCGCCGCATCTATCGTGTTATATGAGTATGTCCGGCAGCATGGAAAGCCTCACTCTGAGGGGCTCCCGCAAAAGGAGGCTGGGGTAAGTAGACGTGCTGTATTAAAATAA
- a CDS encoding c-type cytochrome, with translation MKSSVVALVVASLLVAGSAFASEELTKKNNCMACHQLDAKAMGPSYKDIAAKYKDDADAVATLEKSIKEGSKDKWGGPMPMPAQAQAGDDAKAIAEWIMSLNDAAPAAE, from the coding sequence ATGAAGTCATCTGTCGTTGCCTTGGTTGTTGCATCTCTGTTGGTCGCTGGTTCTGCTTTTGCGAGTGAGGAATTAACAAAGAAGAATAACTGCATGGCATGCCATCAGCTGGATGCTAAGGCTATGGGCCCAAGCTATAAGGATATCGCTGCTAAATACAAAGATGATGCTGACGCAGTAGCAACACTGGAGAAATCCATCAAGGAAGGCAGCAAAGATAAATGGGGTGGACCTATGCCTATGCCTGCTCAGGCTCAGGCTGGTGATGATGCAAAAGCAATTGCTGAGTGGATTATGTCTCTGAACGATGCTGCTCCTGCTGCAGAGTAA
- the gspE gene encoding type II secretion system ATPase GspE produces MKPLGHILVDSFGLSEEEVEEAVALQLEKGKPLGEILLQQSRISETDLLLAIGEQWDLEVRMELPLFPDPFFTNKVSIGFLKKFRMMPVATPDESFIALGNPMHFQQLDDLQRILQWEGMHTVLVPEDEILAAVNVAYDRTSQGAADQVLQDIDEDDPEALLSEIEETTDLLDDTSDAPVIKLVNLILSQAVRDGASDIHIEPYKDRVKIRKRVDGILYDMLTPQKHVQAKLISRIKIMAKMDIAEKRLPQDGRIEIRIADKNIDLRVSSLPTAFGERVVMRLLDKSNVLLSLEQLGMSPRDLNLLLKLIKAPHGIILVTGPTGSGKTTSLYSALTVLNQPDVNIITVEDPIEYQINGISQVQVNAKIDLTFANGLRTIVRQDPDIILVGEIRDIETAEMAIQAALTGHLVFSTLHTNDAASAVTRLIDMGVEPFLVSSSVNAIMAQRLVRKICPHCREAYRPAPEYLEQLALPPEFHDAELYRGQGCEECLNTGYQGRHGIYELMVLSEHIKSIMLTTSDAGQIKREAIHDAENPMLTLRMDGLRKVLEGVTTLEEVFRVT; encoded by the coding sequence ATGAAACCTCTTGGACATATACTGGTTGACTCCTTTGGTCTTTCTGAGGAAGAAGTCGAGGAAGCCGTTGCCCTCCAGTTGGAGAAAGGAAAGCCCCTGGGGGAAATCCTTCTTCAGCAGAGTAGGATCTCGGAAACGGATCTCTTACTCGCTATTGGCGAACAATGGGATCTGGAAGTTCGTATGGAGCTTCCCCTCTTTCCTGATCCCTTCTTCACCAATAAGGTCTCTATAGGCTTCCTGAAAAAATTCAGGATGATGCCTGTAGCAACCCCTGATGAATCCTTCATCGCTCTCGGCAACCCCATGCATTTTCAGCAACTGGATGATCTCCAGCGGATTCTGCAATGGGAGGGCATGCATACGGTTCTTGTCCCGGAAGATGAAATCCTCGCTGCCGTGAACGTTGCCTATGACCGCACTAGCCAAGGAGCAGCAGATCAGGTTCTTCAGGATATTGATGAGGACGATCCAGAGGCACTCCTTTCCGAGATTGAGGAGACCACGGACCTCCTGGATGACACCAGCGATGCACCGGTTATCAAGCTAGTCAACCTGATTTTATCCCAGGCTGTCCGTGATGGTGCCAGTGATATCCATATTGAACCGTACAAGGACAGGGTGAAAATCCGCAAGCGTGTTGACGGCATCCTCTACGACATGCTCACCCCGCAAAAGCATGTGCAGGCTAAGCTGATCTCCAGGATCAAGATTATGGCCAAGATGGACATTGCAGAGAAACGCCTTCCCCAGGACGGTCGTATTGAGATCCGCATTGCAGACAAAAATATTGATCTCCGTGTCTCCTCACTGCCCACGGCCTTTGGTGAGCGGGTGGTTATGCGTCTGCTGGATAAATCCAACGTCCTGCTTTCCTTGGAGCAACTGGGTATGTCTCCCCGGGACCTCAATCTGCTGCTCAAACTGATCAAGGCACCGCATGGCATTATCCTGGTCACAGGTCCCACAGGGAGTGGAAAAACAACTAGCCTTTATTCCGCCCTGACCGTGCTGAATCAGCCTGATGTAAATATCATTACAGTGGAAGATCCTATCGAATATCAGATAAATGGGATCAGTCAAGTGCAAGTCAATGCCAAAATAGATCTGACCTTTGCCAATGGTCTGCGCACCATTGTCCGTCAGGATCCAGACATCATTCTAGTGGGTGAGATCCGGGATATAGAAACTGCGGAGATGGCTATTCAGGCTGCCCTGACCGGGCATCTTGTATTCTCCACCCTGCATACTAATGATGCAGCCAGTGCCGTGACCCGCCTCATTGACATGGGGGTTGAACCCTTCCTGGTTTCCTCCTCGGTCAACGCCATCATGGCCCAGCGCCTTGTCCGTAAAATATGCCCGCATTGTCGTGAAGCCTACCGACCTGCCCCTGAATACCTTGAACAGCTGGCCCTGCCCCCGGAATTTCACGATGCGGAACTCTACCGTGGTCAAGGCTGTGAGGAATGCCTGAATACCGGTTATCAAGGCCGCCACGGCATTTATGAACTCATGGTCCTGTCTGAGCATATCAAGAGCATCATGCTCACCACTTCCGATGCCGGACAGATCAAACGGGAGGCGATACATGATGCGGAGAATCCTATGCTGACCCTACGCATGGATGGCCTGCGCAAGGTGCTGGAAGGTGTCACCACCCTGGAAGAGGTTTTCCGGGTGACCTGA
- the gspD gene encoding type II secretion system secretin GspD: MNISLSPLRILCLTLTLLLVTSLSCFAETPQQHDTDDQEYVTIDFNDVDISVFIKYISELTGKNFIVDSSVKGKITVISPTRMSKEDAYRVFESVLEVHGFSTIPSGPVIKIVPAVEARSKSIPTVKSGDKPVAEDKVVTRIIPMKYSDPDELTKVLKPLLSKTSNVIAHSQSGMMILTDVQSNIKRLMEILKEIDVPSVDEELVIIPLQYASVTDVGKSFSQLFVQSTRRRSRGSSGSSSNIKIIPYERTNSLIVFAPKAQIEKLRNLLEELDTEAPQGGGKIHVYYLQHANAEELVKVLTSLPTKQTNTTRKQNTKEAAAKAPPLSTDLKITADPETNSLIITAPKEEYLILEQIIKKLDIPRRMVYLEALIMEVSINKQFQLGVEWGGLGSFQDETGTLGSGFTNNSFNLLQGLNSGVAGMADGATLGILKKGVEIGGVYFPDIGAVVNALKTDSDINIIATPQVLTTDNKEASITVGQNVPYITSKNTSDSGSTQDYTNYEYKDVGTTLKITPQINQANLLRLEIGVEVTRLKSEAGVTTPTTYKRSAETTVVVHNEEIVVIGGMIGQDITSGDYKVPLLGDIPLLGWLFRTHEDLDNKTNMFIFIMPRIVESSPELANIYQRKRDVMEDVQEGSGEVPEKILQLKPNQENVYAFIDLGFAKLQHKQYQEAKGYFQQALKIQPENSYALINMGLIYEHEKQWKKAEEVYRQVLDLSDSRGDSTETTHSPEDQALLNTAKENLRKIHQKESK; encoded by the coding sequence ATGAACATTTCTTTATCACCCTTACGTATACTTTGCCTTACCCTGACGCTGCTCCTTGTCACCTCTCTGAGCTGCTTTGCAGAGACTCCTCAGCAGCATGATACGGACGATCAAGAATATGTAACTATTGACTTCAACGATGTTGATATCAGTGTTTTTATAAAATACATAAGCGAGTTAACGGGTAAAAACTTTATCGTAGATAGCTCGGTTAAGGGAAAGATTACTGTCATCTCTCCAACCCGGATGAGCAAGGAAGATGCCTACCGGGTTTTTGAGTCTGTTCTGGAAGTACATGGTTTTTCTACAATTCCCAGCGGACCTGTCATAAAGATTGTTCCTGCTGTTGAGGCCAGATCAAAGAGCATTCCTACGGTCAAATCAGGAGATAAGCCTGTTGCTGAAGACAAGGTGGTGACCCGGATCATCCCGATGAAGTACTCTGACCCGGATGAGCTAACAAAAGTACTTAAGCCCCTGCTCTCTAAAACCAGCAATGTCATTGCCCACTCCCAATCCGGGATGATGATTCTGACCGATGTGCAGTCCAATATTAAACGCCTGATGGAGATCCTCAAGGAGATTGACGTTCCCTCTGTAGATGAAGAACTGGTTATTATTCCTTTGCAATACGCCTCTGTCACGGATGTGGGCAAATCCTTTAGCCAGCTCTTTGTCCAATCAACACGAAGAAGGAGCAGAGGGAGTAGCGGTAGCTCCTCAAATATTAAAATCATTCCCTATGAGCGTACCAATTCGCTCATTGTCTTTGCTCCAAAGGCTCAAATAGAGAAATTACGGAACCTGTTAGAAGAATTGGACACCGAGGCCCCCCAAGGCGGAGGAAAGATTCATGTCTATTACCTTCAGCATGCGAATGCTGAAGAACTGGTTAAGGTGCTCACCAGCTTACCCACAAAGCAAACAAACACGACACGCAAGCAGAATACCAAGGAAGCAGCTGCCAAAGCCCCTCCCCTGTCTACAGACCTGAAAATTACTGCTGATCCAGAGACAAATTCTCTCATTATCACGGCACCCAAGGAAGAGTATCTGATTCTTGAACAAATTATCAAAAAGCTTGATATTCCCCGCCGCATGGTCTACCTGGAGGCCCTGATCATGGAGGTCTCTATTAATAAACAATTCCAATTGGGTGTTGAATGGGGAGGACTCGGGAGTTTCCAGGACGAAACCGGCACCTTAGGTTCAGGGTTTACCAATAATAGTTTCAATCTCTTGCAGGGACTTAACTCGGGCGTTGCTGGTATGGCTGATGGAGCTACCCTGGGAATCCTCAAAAAAGGTGTAGAAATCGGAGGGGTCTATTTCCCTGATATCGGAGCGGTTGTAAATGCCTTGAAGACAGACTCAGATATTAACATCATTGCCACACCACAAGTATTAACCACGGATAATAAGGAAGCCAGTATTACGGTTGGTCAGAATGTTCCTTACATTACCAGTAAAAACACCTCAGATAGCGGCAGTACTCAGGATTATACCAATTATGAGTATAAGGACGTCGGTACCACGCTGAAAATTACTCCGCAGATTAATCAGGCTAATCTGCTCCGTCTTGAAATCGGTGTTGAAGTTACCCGCCTAAAAAGTGAAGCGGGTGTAACCACGCCCACCACCTATAAACGTTCTGCTGAAACTACCGTTGTTGTGCATAACGAGGAGATAGTGGTTATCGGTGGCATGATAGGACAGGATATCACCTCGGGAGATTACAAGGTACCTTTGCTGGGTGATATTCCCTTGTTGGGCTGGCTTTTCAGGACACATGAAGACCTGGATAATAAAACAAACATGTTTATCTTTATCATGCCCCGCATTGTGGAAAGTTCTCCAGAGCTTGCCAATATCTACCAACGAAAGCGGGATGTGATGGAGGATGTCCAGGAAGGATCTGGTGAGGTTCCAGAAAAAATCCTTCAGCTCAAACCGAACCAGGAAAATGTCTACGCCTTTATTGATCTGGGTTTTGCCAAACTCCAGCACAAACAATATCAGGAGGCAAAGGGCTACTTCCAGCAGGCTCTGAAGATTCAGCCAGAAAACTCCTATGCCTTAATCAACATGGGCCTTATTTACGAGCATGAAAAACAATGGAAAAAAGCAGAAGAAGTCTATCGACAGGTCCTTGATCTTTCGGATAGTCGTGGAGATTCTACCGAAACAACTCACAGCCCCGAGGACCAGGCCTTGCTCAATACAGCCAAGGAGAATCTGAGAAAAATTCATCAAAAAGAGTCCAAATAA
- a CDS encoding type II secretion system protein N, translating to MIRVLIKLAAIFVLAYAAVHLVYARLEKELLTGSCCGIAEFPVAQPAKQNAPAGKDVTNPPAQQELALEKEQAPAPQQPDPPVPPVPQGTAEPQEPVDAPAPEGAAPALPSAEQPVDYEHPDFQVIVRRNIFQLVQTEQPETATQQLPKEVQPVAAVEEAPQTSLNLTLQGTIMGDDQVARAIIIEDKQTEQKLYRIGDAVQGAIIESIERGKVILEVFGARETLLMEKRKGGGPRLPSPPVRTSSPTPRRIDSREEQQVRTNRRPPSIRTPRRINIRRNPLRNARDTNDDTQLDDVVDEEDELLPEDDLPSLEEEN from the coding sequence ATGATCCGAGTCCTGATTAAACTCGCTGCTATCTTTGTCCTGGCCTATGCTGCTGTTCACTTGGTCTATGCCAGACTGGAAAAGGAACTCCTCACTGGCAGCTGTTGCGGTATTGCCGAGTTTCCAGTTGCTCAGCCTGCAAAACAGAACGCTCCTGCCGGAAAGGATGTAACAAATCCTCCGGCTCAGCAGGAACTAGCTCTGGAGAAAGAGCAAGCGCCAGCACCGCAGCAACCTGACCCTCCTGTTCCTCCTGTTCCTCAGGGAACAGCAGAGCCTCAGGAACCGGTAGATGCCCCTGCCCCTGAAGGTGCGGCACCAGCATTACCCTCTGCTGAACAACCGGTTGATTATGAGCATCCTGACTTTCAGGTCATTGTTCGTCGTAATATTTTTCAGCTTGTGCAGACAGAGCAACCTGAAACAGCAACACAGCAGCTACCTAAGGAGGTGCAACCAGTCGCAGCTGTAGAGGAAGCGCCTCAAACCTCGTTAAACCTGACCCTTCAGGGGACTATAATGGGCGATGATCAGGTAGCCCGCGCCATTATTATCGAGGACAAACAAACCGAGCAAAAGCTCTACCGGATCGGTGATGCAGTGCAAGGGGCCATCATCGAGTCCATTGAACGGGGTAAGGTTATCCTTGAGGTCTTCGGGGCACGGGAAACCCTTCTCATGGAAAAACGAAAAGGCGGTGGCCCACGTCTACCCAGTCCACCTGTCCGGACCAGCTCTCCTACGCCACGCCGCATTGACTCACGGGAGGAGCAGCAGGTACGCACGAATCGAAGGCCCCCTTCTATTCGTACCCCTCGCAGGATAAATATTAGGAGAAATCCGCTACGGAATGCAAGAGATACAAACGATGACACCCAGCTTGATGATGTAGTGGATGAAGAAGATGAACTCTTACCCGAAGATGATCTGCCATCTCTTGAGGAAGAGAATTAA
- the gspN gene encoding type II secretion system protein GspN, with protein sequence MLMKLLKFSGYLIYTVVVVLALLWYKFPADAVKTRIEKDLNRTNPGLQWVVERLTLLPPLRVQLQNIQVTGRREQKKIFTLQDLTLGPDLMTWKKTGKVTAQYTAHLLKGTVLGRLALTKNRKALQYNGVIQDLAINNKELPLFQEEYQRDVHGILSGKFSGKRNLTDITHTMQGKFVFAQGSISLQQAVLGMDQIDFDRLETQLNMNTGTIVFSQGKVTSPLFAANFKGNLRMAVPCSDSNIRVTGSFQPGPDFTASLGSPSLAALLNKEMQKGPLPLTVNGPLKKPNILFTSLPPGFNRQMELLKKQRQQQPKGGPAR encoded by the coding sequence ATGTTGATGAAGCTGCTCAAATTTTCCGGCTATCTCATCTACACCGTGGTGGTCGTGCTTGCTTTGCTCTGGTATAAATTTCCAGCTGATGCCGTAAAAACCAGGATCGAAAAGGATCTGAACAGGACAAATCCCGGTTTACAATGGGTTGTGGAAAGACTCACCTTGCTCCCCCCATTGCGTGTTCAGCTGCAAAATATTCAGGTGACAGGCAGGAGAGAACAAAAGAAAATATTCACTCTCCAGGACCTCACCTTAGGCCCAGACCTTATGACCTGGAAAAAAACAGGTAAGGTAACAGCACAATACACCGCTCACCTCCTCAAAGGGACAGTGCTCGGTCGTCTGGCCCTGACAAAAAATCGCAAGGCGCTGCAATACAACGGAGTGATACAGGATCTTGCCATAAACAATAAGGAACTCCCCTTGTTCCAAGAGGAATATCAGCGCGATGTGCATGGTATCTTGTCTGGAAAATTTTCCGGCAAACGGAATTTGACCGATATAACGCATACCATGCAAGGAAAATTCGTCTTTGCCCAAGGATCAATCAGTCTCCAGCAGGCTGTTCTGGGTATGGACCAAATAGACTTTGATCGCCTTGAAACCCAATTGAACATGAACACCGGGACTATTGTCTTCAGCCAGGGCAAGGTAACATCTCCTCTATTTGCTGCTAACTTTAAAGGAAATCTGCGCATGGCAGTTCCTTGCAGTGATTCAAATATTCGCGTAACAGGCTCTTTTCAGCCCGGACCGGACTTTACAGCTTCGCTCGGTAGCCCCTCCCTTGCTGCCCTGCTCAATAAAGAGATGCAAAAGGGACCTCTTCCTTTAACAGTGAATGGTCCGCTGAAAAAGCCGAATATACTCTTTACCAGCCTTCCACCTGGATTTAACAGGCAGATGGAATTGTTAAAAAAACAGCGCCAACAGCAGCCCAAAGGGGGCCCGGCACGATGA